A genomic stretch from Solanum stenotomum isolate F172 chromosome 8, ASM1918654v1, whole genome shotgun sequence includes:
- the LOC125873064 gene encoding uncharacterized protein LOC125873064 isoform X3, with protein MVEGGVDADVLMEYVEFKIFPSQGRYETLMIYGDKVEAASSGLLKQLVLHSPKIKSLHSKGSDSSFKFKPLGNLSDAKWFTKSTLIRFLRIISSSDIIDVAKATVNEISQLEDARKFHLSLYSKGPQDHTGSEETADVSYSNCAAPTLDDDDNPSSSDASKNELLRAMDLRLTALTQELAAVFDQAVGTKCSFGDITNIEKFSYYFGAVDLRNCLQKFVALRQENTNGDSLGKEPSLSKNDARNDKTGPVGSTSKTSKPPQSDTAVKYSASPAKAAQLERQSSSASEESALTSEEEQPSMERSRTLIRSASPRRSASPMRRVQIGRSGSRRSTALTIKSLNFFPARERSFSHRDESASDCDEQEHEQTSKKSENNLQRMSVQDAIHLFENKQKGQIVDFQKTKSLLNVSVANKAVLRRWSSGVCESANPVDVASGDLTSLAANKLEDQEFESTLEMKPESYPTPEIYDAEAVDNDCKSNLPEERASSPEEMRKECLPNQGEETDQKLNASVEWTRKKEAELNQLLMRMMETKPTKYQNLAPGDSKLQRLPNECRGGFYDHYKEKRDEKLRGETTRKQAEKGKQFKALQQILDGKKAEMVSKKASNDSKKSNIKRTQKAVKNLPESSNPRSGTPNPAVVKKVPLKTSPLPATRKSWPSAPSPRAAGISPAKTPGTTPTRRISQPAPAAPRSSEKVEKLQPKIVRATENGTRRTVKGVSEKKLETVTKTSKPRRSKVQPASEDSAFSAKPKLSKVTKKSSVMPLEAKETKPFLRKGSRTGSAPSSGLGPVVKVKVASQPEESVTDSVDSVKMEEKEMASVSFDHVNQVQDRGLEDLKVHEDKDSEAQAKSLQKCENAERFDMVTSNDTDDFGRIEDSTPKDEVEGEPNISPSAWVEIEELEAKSFPSNGDFCNNDSLGDVAPVRVSSPRVRHSLSQMLLEDNGETDVIDWGNAENPPTMIYQKDEPKGLKRLLKFARKSKTDANSTGYSSPSVFSEGEDDPEDSKVLTRRSSDNLLKKATLHAKNAGQQKSSSSEVYEISAPTSIGKIAAKKLQEGHISASATTTKATRSFFSLSAFKGSKQNDAKLR; from the exons ATGGTGGAGGGAGGTGTGGATGCTGATGTCTTGATGGAGTATGTTGAATTTAAGATTTTTCCGAGCCAGGGGAG GTATGAGACACTTATGATCTACGGAGACAAGGTAGAGGCAGCATCTTCGGGGCTTCTGAAGCAATTAGTGCTACATTCTCCCAAAATCAAATCATTGCACTCCAAAGGCTCAGATTCCAGCTTTAAATTTAAGCCTCTGGGTAATCTTAGTGATGCCAAATGGTTTACGAAATCCACATTAATCAG GTTTCTTCGTATTATAAGTTCATCAGATATAATTGATGTGGCCAAGGCAACGGTAAATGAAATATCACAGCTTGAAGATGCTCGAAAGTTTCATCTTTCTTTGTACTCAAAG GGTCCTCAAGATCATACTGGGAGTGAGGAAACAG CAGATGTCAGCTACTCAAATTGTGCGGCACCAACACTTGAT GATGATGATAACCCTTCTTCATCAGATGCTTCCAA GAATGAATTATTGCGAGCAATGGACTTGAGGCTCACTGCATTAACACAGGAATTAGCTGCTGTTTTTGACCAAGCTGTTGGCACCAAATGCTCTTTTGGGGATATCACTAACATAGAGAAGTTCTCTTATTATTTTGGAGCTGTTGACTTAAG GAACTGTCTGCAGAAGTTTGTTGCATTGAGGCAGGAGAACACAAACGGTGATTCTCTTGGTAAAGAGCCATCTCTCTCTAAAAACGATGCCAGGAATGACAAAACTGGTCCAGTAGGGAGTACTTCTAAGACATCCAAACCACCACAATCAGATACAGCTGTGAAATATAGTGCCTCGCCTGCGAAAGCAGCGCAGCTTGAGAGGCAAAGCTCATCAGCAAGTGAGGAATCAGCTTTGACAAGTGAGGAGGAACAACCATCGATGGAAAGGAGTCGGACCCTTATCAGATCTGCATCACCAAGGAGGTCTGCATCTCCAATGCGAAGAGTCCAAATTGGACGCTCTGGCTCACGACGATCCACTGCTTTAACAATAAAGAGTCTGAACTTCTTTCCTGCCAGGGAAAGGTCATTCTCTCATAGAGATGAATCTGCAAGCGATTGTGATGAGCAAGAACATGAGCAAACCTCAAAAAAATCTGAGAACAATTTACAAAGAATGAGTGTGCAAGATGCAATTCATCTTTTTGAAAACAAACAGAAAGGTCAAATAGTAGATTTTCAGAAGACAAAGTCATTATTGAATGTCTCAGTTGCTAATAAGGCGGTATTGAGGAGATGGAGTTCAGGGGTGTGTGAAAGTGCTAATCCAGTAGATGTTGCTTCTGGCGATTTGACTTCCCTGGCAGCCAATAAATTGGAAGATCAAGAATTTGAGAGCACTTTAGAAATGAAGCCAGAGTCTTATCCTACTCCCGAAATCTATGATGCTGAGGCTGTTGACAATGATTGCAAATCAAACTTACCTGAAGAAAGAGCATCTAGTCCAGAGGAAATGAGAAAGGAGTGTCTCCCTAACCAAGGTGAAGAAACAGATCAGAAATTAAATGCCTCAGTTGAATGGACTCGAAAAAAGGAAGCAGAACTAAACCAATTGCTGATGAGGATGATGGAAACCAAACCTACCAAATATCAGAACTTGGCACCTGGTGATAGCAAACTCCAACGTCTTCCCAATGAGTGTAGAGGTGGCTTTTATGATCATTACAAAGAAAAGAGGGATGAGAAACTTCGTGGTGAAACTACCAGGAAGCAAGCAGAGAAGGGAAAACAATTTAAAGCACTGCAACAAATTCTTGATGGGAAAAAAGCTGAGATGGTCTCAAAAAAAGCAAGTAATGAtagtaaaaaatcaaatataaagaGAACACAGAAAGCAGTGAAGAACTTACCTGAATCTTCCAATCCCAGAAGTGGAACTCCTAATCCTGCTGTTGTAAAGAAAGTTCCATTGAAAACATCACCATTGCCAGCTACCCGCAAATCATGGCCATCTGCACCTTCACCAAGGGCTGCAGGGATATCTCCTGCTAAAACTCCAGGTACTACACCTACCCGCAGAATATCCCAGCCAGCACCAGCCGCTCCAAGGTCAAGCGAAAAGGTTGAGAAATTACAACCAAAGATAGTGAGAGCAACTGAGAATGGTACCAGAAGAACTGTTAAAGGTGTAAGTGAAAAGAAGTTAGAAACTGTGACAAAAACTAGCAAACCTAGAAGATCCAAAGTTCAGCCTGCGTCTGAAGATTCTGCTTTCTCAGCGAAACCTAAGCTCAGCAAGGTAACAAAGAAAAGTAGTGTGATGCCTCTGGAAGCAAAGGAGACAAAGCCTTTTCTTCGTAAGGGCTCACGTACTGGATCTGCTCCTAGCTCTGGTCTTGGTCCAGTTGTAAAGGTTAAAGTTGCATCTCAGCCTGAAGAGAGTGTGACGGATTCTGTTGATTCGGTTAAAATGGAAGAGAAAGAGATGGCTTCTGTTTCTTTTGATCATGTTAATCAAGTGCAGGATAGGGGTCTTGAAGATTTAAAAGTCCACGAGGATAAAGACTCTGAAGCTCAGGCAAAGAGCCTCCAGAAATGTGAAAATGCAGAAAGATTTGATATGGTCACTTCAAATGACACTGATGATTTTGGAAGGATTGAAGATTCTACCCCAAAAGACGAGGTCGAAGGAGAGCCAAACATCTCACCTAGTGCCTGGGTGGAAATAGAGGAGCTCGAGGCTAAGTCTTTTCCAAGTAATGGTGATTTCTGTAATAATGATTCTTTGGGTGATGTTGCACCCGTAAGAGTCTCAAGTCCACGAGTTCGTCATTCTCTTTCTCAAATGCTGCTCGAAGACAACGGTGAAACTGATGTAATTGACTGGGGTAATGCTGAGAATCCACCAACCATGATCTATCAGAAAGATGAACCTAAAGGTTTAAAGCGGCTTCTGAAGTTTGCTCGAAAAAGTAAGACTGATGCAAATTCAACTGGTTATTCAAGCCCCTCTGTCTTTTCTGAGGGAGAGGATGATCCAGAGGATTCTAAAGTTCTTACTAGGAGAAGTTCTGACAATCTATTAAAGAAGGCTACACTTCATGCAAAAAACGCTGGGCAACAAAAATCGTCATCATCTGAAGTCTACGAGATATCTG CACCAACTAGTATAGGCAAAATTGCTGCTAAGAAATTGCAAGAGGGACACATCTCAGCGTCAGCGACTACAACAAAAG CAACAAGatcatttttctctctttcagCATTCAAAGGAAGCAAACAAAATGATGCCAAGCTTCGATGA
- the LOC125873064 gene encoding uncharacterized protein LOC125873064 isoform X2, which produces MVEGGVDADVLMEYVEFKIFPSQGRYETLMIYGDKVEAASSGLLKQLVLHSPKIKSLHSKGSDSSFKFKPLGNLSDAKWFTKSTLIRFLRIISSSDIIDVAKATVNEISQLEDARKFHLSLYSKVLWGPQDHTGSEETDVSYSNCAAPTLDDDDNPSSSDASKNELLRAMDLRLTALTQELAAVFDQAVGTKCSFGDITNIEKFSYYFGAVDLRNCLQKFVALRQENTNGDSLGKEPSLSKNDARNDKTGPVGSTSKTSKPPQSDTAVKYSASPAKAAQLERQSSSASEESALTSEEEQPSMERSRTLIRSASPRRSASPMRRVQIGRSGSRRSTALTIKSLNFFPARERSFSHRDESASDCDEQEHEQTSKKSENNLQRMSVQDAIHLFENKQKGQIVDFQKTKSLLNVSVANKAVLRRWSSGVCESANPVDVASGDLTSLAANKLEDQEFESTLEMKPESYPTPEIYDAEAVDNDCKSNLPEERASSPEEMRKECLPNQGEETDQKLNASVEWTRKKEAELNQLLMRMMETKPTKYQNLAPGDSKLQRLPNECRGGFYDHYKEKRDEKLRGETTRKQAEKGKQFKALQQILDGKKAEMVSKKASNDSKKSNIKRTQKAVKNLPESSNPRSGTPNPAVVKKVPLKTSPLPATRKSWPSAPSPRAAGISPAKTPGTTPTRRISQPAPAAPRSSEKVEKLQPKIVRATENGTRRTVKGVSEKKLETVTKTSKPRRSKVQPASEDSAFSAKPKLSKVTKKSSVMPLEAKETKPFLRKGSRTGSAPSSGLGPVVKVKVASQPEESVTDSVDSVKMEEKEMASVSFDHVNQVQDRGLEDLKVHEDKDSEAQAKSLQKCENAERFDMVTSNDTDDFGRIEDSTPKDEVEGEPNISPSAWVEIEELEAKSFPSNGDFCNNDSLGDVAPVRVSSPRVRHSLSQMLLEDNGETDVIDWGNAENPPTMIYQKDEPKGLKRLLKFARKSKTDANSTGYSSPSVFSEGEDDPEDSKVLTRRSSDNLLKKATLHAKNAGQQKSSSSEVYEISAPTSIGKIAAKKLQEGHISASATTTKATRSFFSLSAFKGSKQNDAKLR; this is translated from the exons ATGGTGGAGGGAGGTGTGGATGCTGATGTCTTGATGGAGTATGTTGAATTTAAGATTTTTCCGAGCCAGGGGAG GTATGAGACACTTATGATCTACGGAGACAAGGTAGAGGCAGCATCTTCGGGGCTTCTGAAGCAATTAGTGCTACATTCTCCCAAAATCAAATCATTGCACTCCAAAGGCTCAGATTCCAGCTTTAAATTTAAGCCTCTGGGTAATCTTAGTGATGCCAAATGGTTTACGAAATCCACATTAATCAG GTTTCTTCGTATTATAAGTTCATCAGATATAATTGATGTGGCCAAGGCAACGGTAAATGAAATATCACAGCTTGAAGATGCTCGAAAGTTTCATCTTTCTTTGTACTCAAAGGTGCTTTGG GGTCCTCAAGATCATACTGGGAGTGAGGAAACAG ATGTCAGCTACTCAAATTGTGCGGCACCAACACTTGAT GATGATGATAACCCTTCTTCATCAGATGCTTCCAA GAATGAATTATTGCGAGCAATGGACTTGAGGCTCACTGCATTAACACAGGAATTAGCTGCTGTTTTTGACCAAGCTGTTGGCACCAAATGCTCTTTTGGGGATATCACTAACATAGAGAAGTTCTCTTATTATTTTGGAGCTGTTGACTTAAG GAACTGTCTGCAGAAGTTTGTTGCATTGAGGCAGGAGAACACAAACGGTGATTCTCTTGGTAAAGAGCCATCTCTCTCTAAAAACGATGCCAGGAATGACAAAACTGGTCCAGTAGGGAGTACTTCTAAGACATCCAAACCACCACAATCAGATACAGCTGTGAAATATAGTGCCTCGCCTGCGAAAGCAGCGCAGCTTGAGAGGCAAAGCTCATCAGCAAGTGAGGAATCAGCTTTGACAAGTGAGGAGGAACAACCATCGATGGAAAGGAGTCGGACCCTTATCAGATCTGCATCACCAAGGAGGTCTGCATCTCCAATGCGAAGAGTCCAAATTGGACGCTCTGGCTCACGACGATCCACTGCTTTAACAATAAAGAGTCTGAACTTCTTTCCTGCCAGGGAAAGGTCATTCTCTCATAGAGATGAATCTGCAAGCGATTGTGATGAGCAAGAACATGAGCAAACCTCAAAAAAATCTGAGAACAATTTACAAAGAATGAGTGTGCAAGATGCAATTCATCTTTTTGAAAACAAACAGAAAGGTCAAATAGTAGATTTTCAGAAGACAAAGTCATTATTGAATGTCTCAGTTGCTAATAAGGCGGTATTGAGGAGATGGAGTTCAGGGGTGTGTGAAAGTGCTAATCCAGTAGATGTTGCTTCTGGCGATTTGACTTCCCTGGCAGCCAATAAATTGGAAGATCAAGAATTTGAGAGCACTTTAGAAATGAAGCCAGAGTCTTATCCTACTCCCGAAATCTATGATGCTGAGGCTGTTGACAATGATTGCAAATCAAACTTACCTGAAGAAAGAGCATCTAGTCCAGAGGAAATGAGAAAGGAGTGTCTCCCTAACCAAGGTGAAGAAACAGATCAGAAATTAAATGCCTCAGTTGAATGGACTCGAAAAAAGGAAGCAGAACTAAACCAATTGCTGATGAGGATGATGGAAACCAAACCTACCAAATATCAGAACTTGGCACCTGGTGATAGCAAACTCCAACGTCTTCCCAATGAGTGTAGAGGTGGCTTTTATGATCATTACAAAGAAAAGAGGGATGAGAAACTTCGTGGTGAAACTACCAGGAAGCAAGCAGAGAAGGGAAAACAATTTAAAGCACTGCAACAAATTCTTGATGGGAAAAAAGCTGAGATGGTCTCAAAAAAAGCAAGTAATGAtagtaaaaaatcaaatataaagaGAACACAGAAAGCAGTGAAGAACTTACCTGAATCTTCCAATCCCAGAAGTGGAACTCCTAATCCTGCTGTTGTAAAGAAAGTTCCATTGAAAACATCACCATTGCCAGCTACCCGCAAATCATGGCCATCTGCACCTTCACCAAGGGCTGCAGGGATATCTCCTGCTAAAACTCCAGGTACTACACCTACCCGCAGAATATCCCAGCCAGCACCAGCCGCTCCAAGGTCAAGCGAAAAGGTTGAGAAATTACAACCAAAGATAGTGAGAGCAACTGAGAATGGTACCAGAAGAACTGTTAAAGGTGTAAGTGAAAAGAAGTTAGAAACTGTGACAAAAACTAGCAAACCTAGAAGATCCAAAGTTCAGCCTGCGTCTGAAGATTCTGCTTTCTCAGCGAAACCTAAGCTCAGCAAGGTAACAAAGAAAAGTAGTGTGATGCCTCTGGAAGCAAAGGAGACAAAGCCTTTTCTTCGTAAGGGCTCACGTACTGGATCTGCTCCTAGCTCTGGTCTTGGTCCAGTTGTAAAGGTTAAAGTTGCATCTCAGCCTGAAGAGAGTGTGACGGATTCTGTTGATTCGGTTAAAATGGAAGAGAAAGAGATGGCTTCTGTTTCTTTTGATCATGTTAATCAAGTGCAGGATAGGGGTCTTGAAGATTTAAAAGTCCACGAGGATAAAGACTCTGAAGCTCAGGCAAAGAGCCTCCAGAAATGTGAAAATGCAGAAAGATTTGATATGGTCACTTCAAATGACACTGATGATTTTGGAAGGATTGAAGATTCTACCCCAAAAGACGAGGTCGAAGGAGAGCCAAACATCTCACCTAGTGCCTGGGTGGAAATAGAGGAGCTCGAGGCTAAGTCTTTTCCAAGTAATGGTGATTTCTGTAATAATGATTCTTTGGGTGATGTTGCACCCGTAAGAGTCTCAAGTCCACGAGTTCGTCATTCTCTTTCTCAAATGCTGCTCGAAGACAACGGTGAAACTGATGTAATTGACTGGGGTAATGCTGAGAATCCACCAACCATGATCTATCAGAAAGATGAACCTAAAGGTTTAAAGCGGCTTCTGAAGTTTGCTCGAAAAAGTAAGACTGATGCAAATTCAACTGGTTATTCAAGCCCCTCTGTCTTTTCTGAGGGAGAGGATGATCCAGAGGATTCTAAAGTTCTTACTAGGAGAAGTTCTGACAATCTATTAAAGAAGGCTACACTTCATGCAAAAAACGCTGGGCAACAAAAATCGTCATCATCTGAAGTCTACGAGATATCTG CACCAACTAGTATAGGCAAAATTGCTGCTAAGAAATTGCAAGAGGGACACATCTCAGCGTCAGCGACTACAACAAAAG CAACAAGatcatttttctctctttcagCATTCAAAGGAAGCAAACAAAATGATGCCAAGCTTCGATGA
- the LOC125873064 gene encoding uncharacterized protein LOC125873064 isoform X1 has translation MVEGGVDADVLMEYVEFKIFPSQGRYETLMIYGDKVEAASSGLLKQLVLHSPKIKSLHSKGSDSSFKFKPLGNLSDAKWFTKSTLIRFLRIISSSDIIDVAKATVNEISQLEDARKFHLSLYSKVLWGPQDHTGSEETADVSYSNCAAPTLDDDDNPSSSDASKNELLRAMDLRLTALTQELAAVFDQAVGTKCSFGDITNIEKFSYYFGAVDLRNCLQKFVALRQENTNGDSLGKEPSLSKNDARNDKTGPVGSTSKTSKPPQSDTAVKYSASPAKAAQLERQSSSASEESALTSEEEQPSMERSRTLIRSASPRRSASPMRRVQIGRSGSRRSTALTIKSLNFFPARERSFSHRDESASDCDEQEHEQTSKKSENNLQRMSVQDAIHLFENKQKGQIVDFQKTKSLLNVSVANKAVLRRWSSGVCESANPVDVASGDLTSLAANKLEDQEFESTLEMKPESYPTPEIYDAEAVDNDCKSNLPEERASSPEEMRKECLPNQGEETDQKLNASVEWTRKKEAELNQLLMRMMETKPTKYQNLAPGDSKLQRLPNECRGGFYDHYKEKRDEKLRGETTRKQAEKGKQFKALQQILDGKKAEMVSKKASNDSKKSNIKRTQKAVKNLPESSNPRSGTPNPAVVKKVPLKTSPLPATRKSWPSAPSPRAAGISPAKTPGTTPTRRISQPAPAAPRSSEKVEKLQPKIVRATENGTRRTVKGVSEKKLETVTKTSKPRRSKVQPASEDSAFSAKPKLSKVTKKSSVMPLEAKETKPFLRKGSRTGSAPSSGLGPVVKVKVASQPEESVTDSVDSVKMEEKEMASVSFDHVNQVQDRGLEDLKVHEDKDSEAQAKSLQKCENAERFDMVTSNDTDDFGRIEDSTPKDEVEGEPNISPSAWVEIEELEAKSFPSNGDFCNNDSLGDVAPVRVSSPRVRHSLSQMLLEDNGETDVIDWGNAENPPTMIYQKDEPKGLKRLLKFARKSKTDANSTGYSSPSVFSEGEDDPEDSKVLTRRSSDNLLKKATLHAKNAGQQKSSSSEVYEISAPTSIGKIAAKKLQEGHISASATTTKATRSFFSLSAFKGSKQNDAKLR, from the exons ATGGTGGAGGGAGGTGTGGATGCTGATGTCTTGATGGAGTATGTTGAATTTAAGATTTTTCCGAGCCAGGGGAG GTATGAGACACTTATGATCTACGGAGACAAGGTAGAGGCAGCATCTTCGGGGCTTCTGAAGCAATTAGTGCTACATTCTCCCAAAATCAAATCATTGCACTCCAAAGGCTCAGATTCCAGCTTTAAATTTAAGCCTCTGGGTAATCTTAGTGATGCCAAATGGTTTACGAAATCCACATTAATCAG GTTTCTTCGTATTATAAGTTCATCAGATATAATTGATGTGGCCAAGGCAACGGTAAATGAAATATCACAGCTTGAAGATGCTCGAAAGTTTCATCTTTCTTTGTACTCAAAGGTGCTTTGG GGTCCTCAAGATCATACTGGGAGTGAGGAAACAG CAGATGTCAGCTACTCAAATTGTGCGGCACCAACACTTGAT GATGATGATAACCCTTCTTCATCAGATGCTTCCAA GAATGAATTATTGCGAGCAATGGACTTGAGGCTCACTGCATTAACACAGGAATTAGCTGCTGTTTTTGACCAAGCTGTTGGCACCAAATGCTCTTTTGGGGATATCACTAACATAGAGAAGTTCTCTTATTATTTTGGAGCTGTTGACTTAAG GAACTGTCTGCAGAAGTTTGTTGCATTGAGGCAGGAGAACACAAACGGTGATTCTCTTGGTAAAGAGCCATCTCTCTCTAAAAACGATGCCAGGAATGACAAAACTGGTCCAGTAGGGAGTACTTCTAAGACATCCAAACCACCACAATCAGATACAGCTGTGAAATATAGTGCCTCGCCTGCGAAAGCAGCGCAGCTTGAGAGGCAAAGCTCATCAGCAAGTGAGGAATCAGCTTTGACAAGTGAGGAGGAACAACCATCGATGGAAAGGAGTCGGACCCTTATCAGATCTGCATCACCAAGGAGGTCTGCATCTCCAATGCGAAGAGTCCAAATTGGACGCTCTGGCTCACGACGATCCACTGCTTTAACAATAAAGAGTCTGAACTTCTTTCCTGCCAGGGAAAGGTCATTCTCTCATAGAGATGAATCTGCAAGCGATTGTGATGAGCAAGAACATGAGCAAACCTCAAAAAAATCTGAGAACAATTTACAAAGAATGAGTGTGCAAGATGCAATTCATCTTTTTGAAAACAAACAGAAAGGTCAAATAGTAGATTTTCAGAAGACAAAGTCATTATTGAATGTCTCAGTTGCTAATAAGGCGGTATTGAGGAGATGGAGTTCAGGGGTGTGTGAAAGTGCTAATCCAGTAGATGTTGCTTCTGGCGATTTGACTTCCCTGGCAGCCAATAAATTGGAAGATCAAGAATTTGAGAGCACTTTAGAAATGAAGCCAGAGTCTTATCCTACTCCCGAAATCTATGATGCTGAGGCTGTTGACAATGATTGCAAATCAAACTTACCTGAAGAAAGAGCATCTAGTCCAGAGGAAATGAGAAAGGAGTGTCTCCCTAACCAAGGTGAAGAAACAGATCAGAAATTAAATGCCTCAGTTGAATGGACTCGAAAAAAGGAAGCAGAACTAAACCAATTGCTGATGAGGATGATGGAAACCAAACCTACCAAATATCAGAACTTGGCACCTGGTGATAGCAAACTCCAACGTCTTCCCAATGAGTGTAGAGGTGGCTTTTATGATCATTACAAAGAAAAGAGGGATGAGAAACTTCGTGGTGAAACTACCAGGAAGCAAGCAGAGAAGGGAAAACAATTTAAAGCACTGCAACAAATTCTTGATGGGAAAAAAGCTGAGATGGTCTCAAAAAAAGCAAGTAATGAtagtaaaaaatcaaatataaagaGAACACAGAAAGCAGTGAAGAACTTACCTGAATCTTCCAATCCCAGAAGTGGAACTCCTAATCCTGCTGTTGTAAAGAAAGTTCCATTGAAAACATCACCATTGCCAGCTACCCGCAAATCATGGCCATCTGCACCTTCACCAAGGGCTGCAGGGATATCTCCTGCTAAAACTCCAGGTACTACACCTACCCGCAGAATATCCCAGCCAGCACCAGCCGCTCCAAGGTCAAGCGAAAAGGTTGAGAAATTACAACCAAAGATAGTGAGAGCAACTGAGAATGGTACCAGAAGAACTGTTAAAGGTGTAAGTGAAAAGAAGTTAGAAACTGTGACAAAAACTAGCAAACCTAGAAGATCCAAAGTTCAGCCTGCGTCTGAAGATTCTGCTTTCTCAGCGAAACCTAAGCTCAGCAAGGTAACAAAGAAAAGTAGTGTGATGCCTCTGGAAGCAAAGGAGACAAAGCCTTTTCTTCGTAAGGGCTCACGTACTGGATCTGCTCCTAGCTCTGGTCTTGGTCCAGTTGTAAAGGTTAAAGTTGCATCTCAGCCTGAAGAGAGTGTGACGGATTCTGTTGATTCGGTTAAAATGGAAGAGAAAGAGATGGCTTCTGTTTCTTTTGATCATGTTAATCAAGTGCAGGATAGGGGTCTTGAAGATTTAAAAGTCCACGAGGATAAAGACTCTGAAGCTCAGGCAAAGAGCCTCCAGAAATGTGAAAATGCAGAAAGATTTGATATGGTCACTTCAAATGACACTGATGATTTTGGAAGGATTGAAGATTCTACCCCAAAAGACGAGGTCGAAGGAGAGCCAAACATCTCACCTAGTGCCTGGGTGGAAATAGAGGAGCTCGAGGCTAAGTCTTTTCCAAGTAATGGTGATTTCTGTAATAATGATTCTTTGGGTGATGTTGCACCCGTAAGAGTCTCAAGTCCACGAGTTCGTCATTCTCTTTCTCAAATGCTGCTCGAAGACAACGGTGAAACTGATGTAATTGACTGGGGTAATGCTGAGAATCCACCAACCATGATCTATCAGAAAGATGAACCTAAAGGTTTAAAGCGGCTTCTGAAGTTTGCTCGAAAAAGTAAGACTGATGCAAATTCAACTGGTTATTCAAGCCCCTCTGTCTTTTCTGAGGGAGAGGATGATCCAGAGGATTCTAAAGTTCTTACTAGGAGAAGTTCTGACAATCTATTAAAGAAGGCTACACTTCATGCAAAAAACGCTGGGCAACAAAAATCGTCATCATCTGAAGTCTACGAGATATCTG CACCAACTAGTATAGGCAAAATTGCTGCTAAGAAATTGCAAGAGGGACACATCTCAGCGTCAGCGACTACAACAAAAG CAACAAGatcatttttctctctttcagCATTCAAAGGAAGCAAACAAAATGATGCCAAGCTTCGATGA